A single genomic interval of Methyloceanibacter caenitepidi harbors:
- the treY gene encoding malto-oligosyltrehalose synthase produces MIIPTATYRLQFRNGMTFDRAAELAPYLARLGISHLYAAPIFKAEPGSTHGYDVVDNRVIDPDLGGDEGFDRMVEALRAEGIGIVLDFVPNHMSASTYNPYWRDVLEWGEASDCAQFFDIDWEAPKLLVPALGSSYGEALEAGQFRLSFDPRDGGLTFTYYELKLPLTPTSYAQVLMRADREDFAEWARRFAVATPQTSNELKLELAEAAKDEDTKQAIEMALRDVAADIEALHELHEMQVWRLTLWRAARETLTYRRFFEITDLVGIKEERPRVFEEMHERLFELIEAGKIDGLRLDHIDGLADPKAYFERLQKIVGETDPFYIVIEKILGVDEDLRADWPVAGTTGYEFIRTLAEMLTDPRGADGMTHAYNDFLQEQVDYEALILEAKRMILIRNLAGELEHLKDMAGAIAVRGLKSRDFGNDTLRRAIIELAAALPVYRTYVDVSGAQDEDRAILAAAADKAKASRQVEDEQAIDFLRRILELDLESPEDQALALEFAVRFQQTTGPVMAKALEDTAFYRYNRLIALNEVGGEPDRFGAPLEDFHSAMAQRLRRQAAGLSTTSTHDTKRGEDARARLYSLSEMPEAWAAAVRRWTTLNADFRTSSDDQAMPEPEVEWLFYQALAGAWPADLAWDDQAGLTALADRMAPFMLKAVREAKTYTSWTAKDAEYEAAVEAFTRAALDPARAGPFLQNFVAMCGPIFLAGAVNSLSQTAIKLTAPGVPDIYQGSELWELSLVDPDNRRPIDYDQCRALQKALCDGAPSALLADWRSGAVKMMLLHAGLKLRADAQDLFTGGAYLPLRAEGVAAANILAYARHFSGRAVVTVVPRTPLHLLSGESQPLVPWDRWGDTAVSMTPGLLGSDWHNIVTRETHGSQDHLSLGDLLRYFPVAILANFES; encoded by the coding sequence ATGATCATCCCCACGGCTACCTATCGTCTGCAATTCCGCAACGGTATGACCTTCGATCGCGCGGCTGAACTTGCCCCTTATCTCGCACGGCTCGGCATCAGTCATCTCTATGCGGCGCCGATCTTCAAGGCCGAGCCCGGCTCCACTCACGGCTACGATGTCGTCGACAATCGGGTCATCGACCCAGACCTCGGGGGAGATGAAGGCTTCGACCGCATGGTGGAAGCGCTGCGCGCGGAGGGCATCGGTATCGTCCTCGATTTCGTCCCCAATCATATGAGCGCTTCGACGTACAACCCGTATTGGCGGGATGTCCTCGAATGGGGCGAGGCCAGCGATTGCGCCCAGTTCTTCGACATCGATTGGGAGGCGCCTAAGCTGCTGGTCCCGGCGCTGGGCTCCAGCTATGGCGAGGCGCTCGAAGCGGGACAATTCCGCCTAAGCTTCGACCCGCGTGATGGCGGCCTGACCTTCACCTACTATGAACTCAAGCTGCCGCTTACGCCCACGTCCTACGCACAGGTGCTCATGCGGGCCGACCGCGAGGATTTTGCCGAATGGGCGCGGCGTTTCGCGGTTGCGACGCCGCAGACATCCAATGAGCTCAAACTGGAACTTGCGGAGGCCGCGAAAGACGAAGATACGAAGCAGGCTATTGAGATGGCGCTGCGCGACGTCGCCGCCGATATCGAAGCGCTCCACGAACTCCATGAGATGCAGGTCTGGCGTCTTACACTTTGGCGTGCGGCGCGCGAGACGCTGACCTATCGCCGTTTCTTTGAGATCACGGATCTCGTCGGCATCAAGGAGGAGCGACCACGAGTCTTCGAAGAGATGCATGAACGGCTCTTCGAACTGATCGAAGCGGGCAAGATCGACGGCCTGCGTCTCGACCACATCGACGGCCTCGCCGATCCAAAAGCCTATTTCGAGAGGCTGCAAAAGATCGTTGGGGAAACAGACCCGTTCTACATCGTGATCGAGAAGATACTCGGTGTGGACGAGGACCTGCGCGCCGACTGGCCGGTTGCGGGTACGACGGGGTATGAGTTCATTCGCACTCTTGCGGAGATGTTGACGGACCCGCGCGGCGCCGACGGCATGACGCACGCCTACAACGATTTTCTGCAAGAGCAGGTGGATTACGAAGCGCTGATTCTCGAAGCGAAGCGCATGATCTTGATCCGCAATCTTGCCGGCGAACTTGAACACCTGAAAGACATGGCGGGCGCCATAGCCGTTCGCGGTCTGAAGAGCCGTGATTTCGGCAACGACACGCTGCGCCGCGCGATCATCGAACTGGCGGCCGCTTTGCCGGTCTACCGGACCTATGTGGACGTCTCGGGCGCCCAGGACGAGGATCGGGCGATTTTGGCGGCCGCGGCGGACAAGGCAAAAGCATCGCGCCAAGTCGAAGACGAGCAGGCGATCGATTTTCTTCGGCGCATCCTCGAACTCGATCTTGAGTCGCCGGAGGATCAGGCGCTGGCACTGGAGTTTGCCGTGCGCTTCCAGCAGACGACCGGCCCCGTGATGGCAAAGGCGCTCGAGGACACGGCGTTCTACCGTTACAACCGGCTAATTGCCTTGAACGAGGTTGGCGGGGAGCCCGACCGCTTCGGAGCGCCTCTGGAGGATTTTCATTCAGCCATGGCGCAGCGCTTGCGGCGTCAAGCGGCAGGTCTGAGCACGACATCGACGCACGATACCAAGCGGGGCGAAGATGCGCGGGCGAGGCTCTACAGTCTAAGTGAGATGCCGGAAGCCTGGGCGGCGGCGGTCCGTCGATGGACGACATTGAATGCGGATTTCCGCACGTCCTCGGACGACCAGGCCATGCCGGAGCCGGAAGTCGAGTGGCTGTTCTATCAGGCGCTTGCAGGTGCGTGGCCGGCCGATCTTGCCTGGGACGACCAGGCCGGCCTCACAGCTCTCGCCGATCGTATGGCCCCGTTCATGCTGAAAGCTGTCCGTGAGGCCAAGACATATACGAGTTGGACAGCAAAGGACGCCGAGTATGAGGCCGCGGTCGAGGCGTTTACCCGTGCGGCTTTAGATCCGGCCAGGGCTGGGCCGTTCTTGCAGAATTTTGTCGCCATGTGCGGGCCGATTTTCCTGGCAGGGGCGGTGAACAGCCTGTCTCAAACAGCCATCAAGCTGACCGCTCCGGGTGTGCCCGATATTTATCAGGGCTCGGAGCTTTGGGAATTGAGCTTGGTCGACCCCGACAATCGGCGGCCCATCGACTATGACCAGTGCAGGGCGCTGCAGAAGGCGCTGTGCGATGGGGCGCCGAGCGCGTTGCTGGCCGATTGGCGATCGGGCGCGGTCAAGATGATGCTTCTTCACGCAGGCCTTAAACTTCGTGCCGACGCCCAGGATCTATTTACAGGGGGCGCGTACTTACCGCTTCGCGCGGAAGGCGTCGCGGCCGCGAATATCCTGGCCTATGCGCGTCACTTCTCTGGACGTGCCGTCGTTACTGTCGTTCCGCGAACCCCCTTGCATCTTCTTTCGGGAGAGAGTCAGCCGCTCGTACCGTGGGACCGTTGGGGCGATACGGCGGTATCAATGACACCTGGCCTGTTGGGAAGTGACTGGCACAACATCGTCACCCGCGAGACGCATGGCTCGCAGGACCACCTTTCCCTCGGGGATCTGCTGCGGTATTTTCCAGTCGCAATCCTAGCCAACTTTGAATCTTAG
- a CDS encoding DEAD/DEAH box helicase, whose product MTAPAKLLRLSLAAYQTRAVDALLGVIVKVAELHDRDPAHRQAIALKSGVTLLQSPTGSGKTLVLGRVLEGLRGSLTRPVVWLWFAPYSGLVTQTREALVEQCGGLRVRDVAKDREPKGTRDGDVFIQTWATVAASNKNARKVRRTSEAALSFDDMIASLRDSGFFVGVVIDEAHLNFGASAKVAAEFYLEHIKPDFTILATATPNDDKLDAFERTAGIELASRVVVPRADVVEAGLNKVGLKLGVIRFREGDRDLIDHEQATLQAGWTQHCRVRDRLKERGLAVSPLMLVQVEDQAKGEKDPVKRVRDKLVEIGVDDDAIATHTSGEPDPDFHSLAYDPNKHVLIFKVAVATGFDAPRAWTLVSVRPNRGRDFGMQIVGRIMRVHPSVRPIHGQDPLLDSGYVLLTDPEMQAGLQAAVDELKAVRESIELITDDLDVYEFGNPDAPTLMADVQPKTTFSPRPPQTPDERQQRLSELIDQGMVRPDVQDMPEAEQDRAIVAGETWQRLLGDTPLFGDLPEAPKPEGGMQSAKPNFRPYPLRRDLDLPEALIRELPPDPSNLDDLVQDIAREFCRLADVTGLLQRRLAKAQLDLRDLFAAELQETVDLRLRLSNARVAEKAQLAFNFNDSIDPRLLKRALVEELRAIVDEKGIEADERDLRRAIDLAGMLAPEKLKNAIKTAQSRNVRSDASEPVPEQYFGPDGLSKAQKSAYGVFPHRLNKEEQDFAAFLDADHTGTVKWWMRNPENETWATRLILPSGHRFFPDFVVGVSGRTTPDAIALVEIKDDGETGRLQSDRNVEKIRVQHREYRNVFWIYRSDGTWIRAGYAEGLHRIVDRDRFDVKELVYIV is encoded by the coding sequence TTGACCGCGCCCGCTAAACTCCTGCGACTTTCGCTTGCCGCCTATCAGACCCGCGCGGTAGACGCGCTTTTGGGCGTGATAGTTAAGGTGGCGGAGTTGCACGACCGCGACCCGGCGCACCGCCAAGCCATTGCATTGAAAAGCGGCGTGACACTGCTGCAAAGCCCCACGGGGTCCGGGAAGACGCTGGTGCTGGGCCGGGTGCTAGAAGGGTTGAGGGGCTCGCTCACGCGGCCCGTAGTGTGGTTGTGGTTTGCCCCATATTCCGGCCTTGTGACGCAGACGCGCGAGGCGCTGGTGGAGCAGTGCGGTGGTCTGCGCGTGCGCGACGTGGCCAAGGATCGCGAGCCCAAGGGCACCCGCGACGGGGACGTGTTCATCCAGACATGGGCTACTGTCGCCGCCAGCAACAAGAACGCTCGCAAGGTCCGCCGCACCAGTGAAGCTGCGCTGTCCTTTGACGACATGATCGCCAGCCTGCGCGATTCGGGTTTCTTCGTGGGCGTGGTGATCGACGAGGCGCACTTGAACTTCGGCGCGTCCGCTAAGGTGGCGGCCGAATTCTACCTAGAGCACATTAAACCCGACTTCACGATCCTTGCCACCGCCACGCCGAATGACGACAAGCTGGACGCCTTCGAGCGCACCGCAGGTATCGAGCTGGCGAGCCGCGTCGTCGTGCCTCGCGCGGACGTGGTGGAGGCCGGGCTGAACAAAGTAGGGCTGAAGCTAGGGGTGATCCGCTTCCGCGAAGGCGACCGCGACCTGATCGACCACGAACAGGCCACGCTTCAGGCGGGGTGGACCCAGCACTGCCGGGTCCGCGACCGCCTGAAGGAACGCGGGCTGGCGGTGTCCCCTCTCATGCTGGTGCAGGTAGAGGACCAAGCCAAGGGCGAGAAAGACCCCGTGAAGCGGGTGCGCGACAAGCTGGTGGAGATCGGCGTGGATGACGACGCGATCGCCACGCACACCTCGGGTGAACCAGATCCGGATTTCCACAGCCTCGCCTACGATCCCAACAAGCATGTGCTGATCTTCAAGGTGGCGGTGGCGACGGGCTTTGACGCGCCCCGCGCATGGACCCTTGTTTCCGTGCGCCCGAACCGTGGACGAGACTTCGGCATGCAGATCGTGGGTCGGATCATGCGGGTGCACCCGTCCGTGCGGCCAATCCACGGCCAAGATCCACTGCTGGACAGCGGTTACGTTCTGCTGACCGACCCCGAAATGCAGGCGGGCCTACAAGCGGCGGTTGACGAGTTGAAGGCGGTGCGGGAGAGCATCGAACTGATAACCGACGATCTGGACGTTTACGAGTTTGGCAACCCCGATGCGCCGACCTTGATGGCGGACGTCCAGCCGAAGACCACATTCTCGCCGCGCCCGCCGCAGACGCCGGACGAACGCCAGCAACGCCTTTCGGAGTTGATCGATCAAGGAATGGTTCGCCCGGACGTGCAAGACATGCCCGAGGCGGAACAGGACCGGGCCATTGTGGCGGGCGAGACATGGCAGCGCCTATTAGGTGATACGCCTCTATTCGGAGACCTGCCAGAAGCTCCTAAGCCAGAAGGAGGGATGCAATCCGCTAAGCCGAACTTCCGCCCCTATCCCCTGCGGCGGGATTTGGACCTGCCCGAGGCGCTGATTCGCGAGCTTCCGCCCGACCCGTCGAATCTAGACGATCTCGTCCAAGACATTGCGCGCGAGTTTTGTCGCCTGGCCGATGTGACGGGCCTGCTGCAACGTCGCCTGGCAAAGGCTCAGTTGGACCTGCGCGACCTGTTCGCTGCAGAGTTGCAGGAAACGGTAGACCTGCGCCTGCGCTTGTCGAACGCGCGCGTGGCCGAGAAGGCGCAGTTGGCGTTCAACTTTAACGACTCCATCGATCCGCGCCTGCTGAAGCGCGCGCTGGTGGAGGAACTGCGTGCCATCGTGGACGAGAAGGGCATCGAAGCGGACGAACGCGACTTGCGCCGGGCCATCGACCTTGCCGGGATGCTGGCCCCTGAGAAGCTGAAGAATGCGATCAAGACTGCGCAGTCCCGCAACGTACGCAGCGACGCCAGCGAGCCGGTCCCGGAGCAGTATTTTGGACCTGATGGGCTGAGCAAAGCCCAGAAGTCCGCTTATGGAGTGTTCCCACACCGTTTGAACAAAGAGGAACAGGACTTCGCCGCATTCCTCGACGCGGACCATACTGGTACCGTGAAATGGTGGATGCGCAACCCGGAGAACGAGACTTGGGCTACGCGGTTGATCCTGCCTTCTGGGCACCGCTTCTTCCCGGATTTCGTTGTGGGCGTGAGCGGGCGCACGACTCCGGACGCGATTGCGCTGGTGGAGATCAAGGACGACGGCGAAACCGGGCGGCTGCAATCGGATCGGAACGTAGAGAAAATCCGTGTCCAGCATCGCGAGTATCGCAACGTTTTCTGGATCTACCGGTCTGACGGCACGTGGATACGCGCGGGCTACGCTGAGGGCCTGCACAGGATCGTAGATAGGGACCGCTTCGACGTGAAGGAACTCGTCTATATCGTGTAA
- a CDS encoding site-specific DNA-methyltransferase, translating to MAGKYDDLTPAQLVELLEKRDRTKKLGLVWERDEIEADQAVDANFVTCRIVPDLSDKPAPWDNLVIEGDNFDALRWLRMTHAGRVKCIYIDPPYNTGNKDWVYNDRYMNRENRFRQSTWLEFLYRRLTLARDLLAEDGVLLISINDDQRAYLELMADEAMPGMRIGSFTWQTRAGTKGDGPYFSQDNEYVIAYGKPTFRFGGSLADQEKYSNPDNDPRGPWTSVALQTNKTRIERENSYFPVQNPRTKHWHPCNPNRVWPFLLRGMKGARGATFEDMFENDLILFSKEGESQKFETREELIEAIQSGLAHPYLKVDLPDLDFWIGKEIGLGTVRKKQFLSDLKEAKKPTSSFIRKLNEPDEDEDRIFVRSGMTGEGTREISRIFGHPAFNYAKPVSLIRELVRQSTGPDDLVLDFFAGSATTAQAVMELNAEDGGRRRFIMVSSTEASEDEPDKNICRDVSAERVRRLNASKDPRYADFAAAFAYLRTYEIAFEDLDYDLTPADAWVALEAMHDLPLTPYDPARPWTLHEGDHVALVLVDSFDNSLLDWLRGRDRQNLFVYAWAPGQIAQHLDGTDVDIRPVRDTLVKRFQN from the coding sequence ATGGCCGGGAAATACGACGACCTGACGCCCGCGCAACTCGTTGAGCTGTTAGAAAAGCGCGACCGGACCAAGAAGCTGGGGCTGGTGTGGGAGCGGGACGAAATTGAGGCTGACCAGGCGGTGGATGCGAACTTCGTCACCTGCCGCATCGTGCCCGACCTGTCGGACAAGCCTGCGCCGTGGGACAATCTGGTGATCGAGGGCGACAACTTCGACGCGCTGCGCTGGCTGCGCATGACTCACGCAGGTCGGGTAAAGTGCATCTACATCGACCCTCCCTACAACACCGGCAACAAGGATTGGGTCTATAACGACCGATACATGAACCGTGAGAACCGGTTTCGTCAGTCAACCTGGCTTGAGTTTCTATATCGTCGCCTGACGCTTGCGCGAGACTTGCTGGCGGAGGACGGGGTACTGCTCATTTCGATTAATGATGACCAGCGAGCATACCTCGAACTAATGGCCGATGAAGCAATGCCGGGCATGCGGATCGGCAGTTTTACGTGGCAAACAAGGGCGGGCACGAAGGGAGACGGTCCGTACTTTAGCCAAGACAACGAGTATGTCATTGCCTACGGGAAGCCAACGTTCCGCTTCGGCGGCAGCCTGGCGGATCAGGAAAAATATAGTAATCCAGACAATGATCCTCGCGGACCATGGACAAGCGTTGCACTTCAAACGAACAAGACCCGCATCGAGCGAGAGAACAGCTATTTTCCTGTTCAGAATCCACGGACGAAGCACTGGCATCCGTGCAATCCCAATCGCGTGTGGCCTTTCCTGTTAAGGGGTATGAAGGGTGCCAGAGGCGCTACCTTTGAAGATATGTTTGAGAACGACTTGATACTGTTTTCGAAGGAAGGAGAGTCGCAAAAGTTCGAAACTCGCGAGGAGTTAATTGAGGCAATTCAGAGCGGCTTGGCGCATCCCTACCTTAAGGTTGATCTGCCGGATCTTGATTTTTGGATCGGCAAAGAGATCGGACTTGGGACTGTTCGTAAGAAGCAATTCTTGTCTGACTTGAAGGAAGCGAAGAAGCCAACTTCAAGCTTCATACGGAAGTTGAATGAACCTGACGAAGATGAGGATAGGATATTTGTCCGGTCTGGGATGACAGGCGAGGGGACGCGCGAGATTTCCCGTATATTCGGTCACCCTGCGTTTAACTATGCCAAGCCGGTTTCCCTGATCCGTGAATTGGTGCGTCAGTCCACCGGCCCTGACGATCTGGTGCTGGATTTCTTTGCAGGCTCAGCTACCACGGCGCAGGCGGTGATGGAACTGAACGCCGAAGACGGGGGTCGCCGCCGCTTCATCATGGTCTCGTCTACCGAGGCGTCCGAGGACGAGCCCGACAAGAACATTTGCCGCGACGTCTCGGCGGAACGTGTTCGCCGCCTGAACGCCAGCAAAGACCCAAGGTACGCGGACTTCGCGGCCGCCTTCGCCTATCTGCGCACCTATGAAATCGCATTCGAAGATCTCGACTACGACCTGACGCCCGCCGATGCATGGGTGGCGCTTGAGGCGATGCACGACCTGCCTCTGACGCCATACGATCCCGCACGTCCGTGGACCCTGCACGAGGGCGACCACGTGGCGCTGGTGCTGGTGGACAGCTTCGACAACTCGCTGCTCGATTGGCTACGGGGCCGTGACCGGCAGAACCTGTTCGTCTATGCCTGGGCTCCGGGCCAGATCGCGCAACATCTCGACGGAACCGATGTAGATATCCGCCCGGTCCGCGACACGCTGGTGAAGCGGTTCCAAAATTGA